From a region of the Halolamina sp. CBA1230 genome:
- a CDS encoding DUF5807 family protein, producing MSKLSEFLAGERLEDVALFLAEDQLDEAGKLADAGEEVDGGVVLVRPGDQGRKLFDAGTGQDAMGFAKEAMGEGGSVDADLAGGECPEGDGEEHEVQYVFAFAEAENPEVGGMYADGDVIHAYAKCSCGESYSEKWVVGSRSEE from the coding sequence ATGAGCAAACTCTCGGAGTTCCTCGCGGGCGAGCGGCTGGAGGACGTGGCGCTGTTCCTCGCGGAGGACCAGTTGGACGAGGCGGGGAAGCTGGCCGACGCCGGCGAGGAGGTCGACGGCGGCGTCGTGCTCGTCCGCCCCGGTGACCAGGGACGGAAGCTGTTCGACGCCGGCACCGGGCAGGACGCGATGGGGTTCGCGAAGGAGGCGATGGGCGAGGGCGGCAGCGTCGACGCCGATTTGGCCGGTGGTGAGTGTCCGGAAGGGGACGGTGAGGAGCACGAGGTCCAGTACGTGTTCGCGTTCGCCGAGGCCGAAAACCCGGAGGTCGGCGGGATGTACGCCGACGGCGACGTTATTCATGCGTATGCGAAGTGCTCGTGTGGGGAGTCGTACTCCGAGAAGTGGGTCGTTGGGTCGCGTTCCGAGGAGTAG
- a CDS encoding 30S ribosomal protein S6e has protein sequence MAELKLVVSDPDTGTTYQTEVDGQDANRFLGRSLGEEVDGDVVGLSESTLKLTGGSDAAGRPMREDVAGSSLKELLLEGGVGYHPEKDGERRRVTVRGAEFSEESAQVNAKVVGDEDVAAAFGEGADEDEE, from the coding sequence ATGGCCGAACTCAAGCTCGTCGTGTCGGACCCCGACACGGGGACCACGTACCAGACGGAGGTCGACGGACAGGACGCCAACCGCTTCCTCGGGCGCTCGCTCGGCGAGGAGGTCGACGGCGACGTCGTCGGGCTCTCGGAGTCGACGCTGAAGCTGACCGGCGGTTCTGACGCCGCCGGCCGACCGATGCGGGAGGACGTCGCCGGCTCGAGTCTGAAGGAGCTGCTGCTCGAGGGCGGCGTCGGCTACCACCCCGAGAAGGACGGCGAGCGCCGCCGCGTCACGGTGCGTGGCGCCGAGTTCAGCGAGGAGAGCGCGCAGGTCAACGCCAAGGTCGTCGGCGACGAGGACGTCGCCGCCGCCTTCGGCGAGGGCGCCGACGAAGACGAGGAGTAA
- the mutL gene encoding DNA mismatch repair endonuclease MutL — MSDEADPRTVEHLDEATVDRIAAGEVITRPARVVGELLDNALDAGAESIRIEVDGDGTERIRVADDGHGMARGDAARAVERHATSKLRDAAELPATTSLGFRGEALPSIADAGRLELITSDGSEPGTRLVVDENGDIEVSDAGRARGTTVIVRELFADRPARRESLGGEGAEFAKISELVARYALTRPDVSFSLEHDGREVFETPGSGAFADALAAVYDRHVAARSTTFTHETTLSDDADGSVVHVEGILAYPSTTRADRSHLRTAINDRPVVDEGLRRAVERGYGTLLPDGRHPIVVVSVSLPPETVDANVHPAKAEVALSARDAVEAAVETGVNDALTTADLRRSGEVAMGLEESLAPKQDDSALADAEVVGQFRETYVLCAEDDDLLVIDQHAAHERVNFERLQAAVSGEAIERAELSPPETVSLSPAQAAVVEEHADELAALGFDAEPFGGTTVKLSSVPAPLGRPADMGAFRETLAALASGDDPDDAREDALVDLACHPSLKAGDALETEEAQALVERLGQCEQPFACPHGRPTVLSVTEETLAAGFERE; from the coding sequence ATGAGCGACGAGGCCGACCCGCGGACCGTGGAGCACCTCGACGAGGCGACGGTCGACCGCATCGCCGCCGGCGAGGTGATCACCCGGCCCGCGCGGGTCGTCGGCGAACTGCTGGACAACGCGCTCGACGCCGGCGCGGAGTCGATCCGAATCGAGGTCGACGGCGACGGCACCGAACGGATCAGAGTCGCCGACGACGGCCACGGGATGGCCCGCGGCGACGCCGCCCGCGCGGTCGAGCGCCACGCGACGAGCAAGCTCCGGGACGCCGCCGAACTGCCGGCGACCACGAGCCTCGGCTTCCGCGGCGAGGCACTGCCGAGCATCGCCGATGCAGGACGACTCGAACTGATCACCAGCGACGGGAGCGAGCCCGGAACGCGGCTCGTGGTCGACGAGAACGGGGATATCGAGGTGTCCGACGCTGGGCGCGCCCGCGGGACGACGGTGATCGTCCGGGAGCTGTTCGCGGACCGCCCCGCACGCCGCGAGTCGCTGGGTGGCGAAGGCGCGGAGTTCGCGAAGATCTCCGAACTGGTCGCGCGCTACGCGCTGACCCGCCCGGACGTGTCGTTCTCGCTCGAGCACGACGGCCGCGAGGTGTTCGAGACGCCCGGCAGCGGCGCCTTTGCCGACGCGCTCGCGGCCGTCTACGACCGCCACGTCGCCGCGCGGTCGACGACGTTCACCCACGAGACGACGCTGTCGGACGACGCGGACGGATCGGTCGTCCACGTCGAGGGTATCCTCGCCTACCCCTCGACCACACGCGCGGATCGATCACACCTCCGGACCGCGATCAACGACCGCCCGGTCGTCGACGAGGGGCTCCGCCGCGCGGTCGAACGCGGCTACGGCACGCTGCTGCCCGACGGCCGCCACCCGATCGTGGTCGTTTCGGTGTCGCTGCCGCCGGAGACCGTCGACGCCAACGTCCACCCAGCGAAGGCGGAGGTCGCACTTTCAGCTCGCGACGCGGTCGAGGCGGCGGTCGAGACCGGAGTGAACGACGCGCTCACGACCGCGGACCTGCGGCGCTCCGGCGAGGTCGCGATGGGACTCGAGGAGTCGCTCGCGCCGAAGCAGGACGACTCAGCGCTCGCCGACGCGGAAGTTGTCGGGCAGTTCCGCGAGACGTACGTTCTCTGTGCCGAGGACGACGACCTGCTCGTGATCGACCAGCACGCCGCCCACGAGCGAGTGAACTTCGAGCGCTTGCAGGCCGCCGTTTCGGGCGAGGCGATCGAACGCGCCGAGCTCTCGCCGCCGGAGACGGTCTCGCTCTCGCCCGCCCAGGCTGCGGTCGTCGAGGAGCACGCCGACGAACTCGCGGCGCTAGGGTTCGACGCCGAGCCGTTCGGCGGCACGACGGTGAAGCTCTCGTCGGTCCCGGCGCCGCTGGGTCGCCCCGCCGACATGGGGGCGTTCCGTGAGACCCTCGCGGCGCTCGCGAGCGGCGACGATCCGGATGATGCTCGTGAGGACGCACTGGTTGATCTGGCCTGTCACCCGTCGCTGAAAGCCGGCGACGCGCTGGAAACCGAGGAGGCACAGGCGCTCGTCGAGCGACTGGGACAGTGCGAGCAGCCGTTCGCCTGCCCGCACGGCCGGCCGACGGTGCTCAGTGTGACCGAGGAGACGCTGGCTGCGGGGTTCGAGCGGGAGTAA